In Deltaproteobacteria bacterium, the sequence TAATCGACATCTGCGGTGGTTCTAAGCCGAACTCGGACAAACCCACCACTGGCTCCTCAAGGAAATCTTGCGCATTGAGTGAGCGCAAGTTCGATAAGAAAGTTTTTACCTCTGTGTCATCAGCTTTCGCTTGTGCAGGCTTTTCCAGACTCCAGCCAGCATCGGCCTTACTCAAGACAATTTCACGGTCGGGTCCGCGAATTTCCAGCTTTTTGACCTCGTCATCGTTGAACGTCAGGATCGTGCGGTCACGGAGGTCTTTCACTTCTTTGATAAATCCCATGCGCAATGTTTGCGGCACGAGCATGACTTTGGCGTCTCCCTCCTTCTGAGCATATGTGGAGAAGCCAACCGGCGTGTCTTTGCCAAACGAGATAAGTGGGAAACTCTTGCCATCCTTAAGGGTAAGTTTCGCCTTCACTACCGGTGTCGTTAATCCATAGACGGTCAGATCTGGGGGAATTTCATCAAGCGTGCGTTTTACCTCAGCGTCGGCGACTGCGTTAATAAGATTCTTGACTGTCGTTTCGTCAGCATCTGCTTCTACCGGCTGAGTAATGCGCCACTTTCCGGCGTCATTCTTCTTCACGGTGAGCAAACGATCGGGATACGTCAACGCGAGTTCGGTCACTGCCTCCTTGTCAAAGGTCAGGAGCTTCTTTTCTTCGGCAGTCTTTTTCTCGTGTGGAACTTCAACGAAATAAACGTGCCCTCCTAATGCCAGGAGGACTGCCAGCATAATGAGTGAATTGCGCAGATTCATAGAAAACGAAAGAAACGCTTAGGATGATCGTCGCCACCACACCGCAAGACCGAGGATCAACAAGAGTTCAGGTAAGATCAGCACCGAGAGGTAGAAAATCAATGTTCCTTGCTCCTGTGTGAGTTGCACGCGGGAGGCTTGCATAGTACGTGCACGAATCGACACCAATCCTTCTTCGCCGACGAGCCAGTTAATAGCATTTAGGAGAAGGTCACGATTGAAATACTGACCAAGGTATTGGTTATTGGCAAAGAAAGCATTACCGAACGCAACAATTCGAGTTGTTCCTTCTTGCTCAACCCCTATGTCTTTCAGGTTGGCGGTTGTCGCCACTGCAAGTGAGATAGGACCTTTGCGGTCGGCCTCTTCGAGTTTTACCGTCTGATTCTGAAAGAGATTGTCTAAATCCGTCTCCGCCCAAGCATTCGGTCCGGTCTGCGCTAAGTTGACCGGGGTTATGCCTGGCTTGCCATCTGCGTGAGCTTCGACCGAGCGGGACATTCCGTAGGTGGTGATGGCAGTGCGGCGAACAAATTCCGCAGTAATCGGATGTTGTCCGTAAGAAGTCACAAAAGGTGATAGGGTAAACGTACGTCCTTTCATGAGCTGAATTTGCTCATCGACGATGACATCGTTGCCGACTTTTATGCCCCACTGTTCAAGGTAGGAGGTTAACTCTGGGGTGACGCGAGGACTCAGGAGAAACAGACCGTGCTTGCCTTTTTTTAGATAGGTATCGATCGCTTTCACCTCATGTTCTTGTAAGGAACGATCGGCCCCTGCGACCACCAAAAGATTGGCGTCATCTGGTACTGCGGTATCCGTGGACAACACCAGCGATTTCACTTCATAACTTTCGTTATCGAGGGCAGTTTTGAGTTGGCCGTAGCCGCGCGGTTCTTGGAGGTCGGAGATATCTGGTTCACCATGGCCAGAGAGGAAATAGATCACCTTTTTCTCGGCACGAGTGATCTTGATAATGCCGTTGGTCAGCTCTTCTTCCGAAAGTTTGGTCACGACGTTGGTGCGATCCCCATACTGCAGGTGAACCGCGGGAATGTTGGTAACCTGAAACTTCTCCGCTAGATCAGGTTGCTTATCTGGATCGATCAGCTTGAAATTGACGTTAGTGGAAATGTAGCGATAACTGCTTAAGAGCTCGCGAAGAGCTGGGTCAGAACCAGCCTCGACGAAGGCGTTGACCTCCAGTGGTTTGTCGAGTTTCTGGAGCACACTTTGGGTCTGCGGTGCGACGCTAAAGATACCGGACTTCGTCATATCGAAGCGACGCGGGTTCTTGGCAGCGATATAATTGATCAAAATCAAGACGCCGAAGAAAATTAATGAGTATAGAACAGCTTGAGCGCCATACTTGGTTGATCGCTCACCGAGAAATCCCCTCACTGACCCCTGGGCCGAGGCAAAATAAGCAATCAGTGCCAGAAGCCCCATCACGAGATGGATAATCACATACGGGGAGAATGCGCGCGTAATGAAGTACGCAACCCCAGCAAACAACAGCAGAATGAGCCCAATGACCCCATAGAATGATCCGAATCGTGCCATTGGGGTTACCTCCAGCGTAAAGACTCAATCGAACGCTGGGTGAGAAAAAGCGCCAGCGCAATAAGACTCACAAAATAGACGAGTGATCGCGTATTAATAATTCCTCTTACCATCTCGGCAAAATGTTCAGTCACAGAGAGATAGCGGAGGAGGGGGCCGAGAGTATCGCCCGCAGTTTCTGCCGGCCAGCCGATGATATACAGCAAGAGGGTTGCGACTAAGCCACTCACTGCCGCAATAATTTGATTCTCAGTGAGTGAGGACGTGAACAGTCCGACCGCAACAAATACGGTTGCCAAAAGAATCAGTCCTAAATAGCCGGAAAAAATTACGCCGGTCTCTGGGTTACCAAATTTCATCAGGATTGCCGGATAGACCCCGGTGAGGCCAATCATAATACAGATGAAGAGAAATGAAGCGAGAAATTTTCCGACCACGATCTCGCCAGTTCGCACCGGTGAAGTTAACAACAGCTCGTAGGTGCCGCCTTTCTTTTCTTCTGCATAGGCCCGCATTGTAATCATTGGCACTAAGATCACTAAGACGATTGCTAAATTATGCATCAATGGAGCAACAACATATTCGTTCAGATTCATACGATTTGCTGCTTCGCCACCTTGCATTTGCATATACAAACTTAAGAGCAGATTGAACCGTGACAGCAAGTTGAAGAAGAACCATCCCCCGAGCAGGAGGAAACCCGTGAGAACGACATAGGCGACGGGGGAAACAAAATATGAGCGCAGCTCTTTGCCGACGATAGTGAACACATTTCTCATTCCGTCACCTCGGCCTCAGGTTCATGTTGAGCATTGCGGTGCGGCTCATCTTGTGAAATCGCTTGCAGGAAGACGTCCTCAAGTGATCTCTCCTGGGTGAGGTTCTCCATCATATCTTCCATTACCACACGTCCAGAGCTGATGATGACGACTTTCTCACAGACCTGTGCAACTTCTGGGAGGATGTGTGTGGAAAGCACCACCGTATGCGCACCCGCAAGCTCTTTGATCAGAGAGCGAATTTCAATGATTTGCCGTGGATCAAGGCCAACGGTAGGTTCATCCAGGACTAACACTTGAGGGTTGTGAATAATCGCTTGTGCGAGTCCCACACGCTGTCGATATCCTTTTGAGAGATGGCCAGTGACTCGATCAACGACACGGGTCAAACCACAACGATTGACCACACGATCAAGAGCCGCCGTAATATCTCCCTTTGCCATGCCTTTGAGCCGCGCGACAAAGCGAAGATAGGAACTAACCGTCATATCGTTATACAGAGGAGGATTTTCCGGAAGATAACCGATACGTTTACGTGCCTCGAACGATTCATCGAAAATATCAAACCCTGCGACTTTTACCGTGCCACTCGTTGCTGGCATAAAGCCGGTAATAATGCGCATCGTCGTCGTTTTTCCTGAACCATTGGGTCCAAGAAAACCGAGAATTTGTCCAGAGGCAACACTGAAAGAGATATTATTCACGGCGGTGAGATCGCCGTAGCGTTTAGTTAACTGCTGGACTTCGATCATAACACTGAGCAATCCTCAGAGCAGATTAGTATGCGAACACAAACTGTATGATTTTCCCCATGCAGGAAATAAAGCGGACTAAGGGCGTTGTCAAGCTTTCCTGGGCATTTCCTGCTGTGCGTTTACACGATAAACAGTCTGGGGGAGAAAAAAATTCCCAGTGCTGAATATGTGAGTACCTTCAACGTCTGTTAACATGTGCGGTATCGGTGGAAGCAAGTGATTGGGCACTAGTCCGGCGTTGTAAAGAAAATGACCGGGAGGCATTTCGCGAACTCGTTGAGCGATACCAACGGAAGGCAGTTGCGATTGCGTTGGGTATGCTGCATGATCGCGAAGACGCGCTAGAAGTTGCGCAAGAGGCCTTTGCGAAAGTTTTTACCAGTATCAAGCAGTTTAAGGAAGAAGCAAGTTTCTACACCTGGCTCTATCGCATCGTCGTGAATCTTGCTATCGATCGACAGCGCCAGAAAGGTCGCCAGCCCCTTCTCGAACGTGAAGAATCTGAAGATGGAGAAGGGGACCTTGTTGAAACGATGCCGGCAGAGGCTGCGGCAGATCCGTACGAGAAAGTCAAGGACAAGGAGTTACGAGATCGTATCTGGACTGCAATTGATGAGTTGACGCCTTCGCACAAAGCAGTCATACTTTTGCGCGAAGTCGAGGGCTTGTCGTATGAAGAGATCAGTGAAATCTTGCAGTGCTCTCGTGGTACGGTTATGAGTCGCCTTCATTACGCCCGCAAACGACTGCAATCGCGCTTGCGTGATGCGGTATAGCAACTGCTTATGATCACGCATTTCCCTCGCTGCTCTACCGTTTCTTCCCTCGGGTCTTTTCACCCCCAACATCAATTTTAACTTTACTTCACGCATTATTATGGCAACGTGCCCGCACGCTGATCGCCTGATTCCGCTCCTTCACGACAATGAGTTGCAGAACCCGCTGCGCCGCGAGATGGTCGCACATATGGCCACGTGTATCACCTGCGCACGGACATTTTCGCTATTGGAACGTGAACAAGAATTGTTTACTCACACGATAGAAGACCACGTTGAAGCTGTTGACTTCGCAAATTTCTGGCAAGCTGTCGAACTGAAGCTGACCGATGTCCCGCCAGCTCGCGCCACAGGTCTACGTTTGTGGTATGAATCGTGGCGACCAACCTGGGCCTTTCCAGTGCCGGCATGGGCTGTTGCCATCTTGTTGCTATCTTTCGGAGTGGGGCAAGTATACGTCAGTGAAAGTTGGCAACGTTCGGCACAACAAACGCAGCCAATATCAGGTCCGCCGCCTCCTAGCTCAAGCGACACGGCCTCACGTGTGAACTCACGCCCTGAGGAAAAGCCGTCGATGGTCTCTGTTCTCGATCAACCGGTCACTCCTCAGATCAGAGAGAACGAAACGCAAATCGAGTCCTTTTTCGCTTCGGATACTGTCGCGATCCGCATTAATCGTACCAGCAACTCCACGGTGATCTGGGTCGGCGACGGTGCAAGCGAATATCCGCAATGACTCCTCATCGACTTACGCATCTCTGTTTTGCTCTCACTTTTTTGTGGGCACTTCACGCGCTAGCGGAGGAAGTTGAACTCCATATTGAAACCGTTCTCGCCACCAACTCAGCAAGACCCTCTGATGCCAAGCTGAAAGATCTCCAACCCGTCCTTGTCGAAACCTTTCACTATTCATCCTATCGGTTAGTCCAAGAGATCCGTCAACGCACCCGTTGGGGAGAATCCATCAAAGTGTCGTTGCCTGGTGACCGACAGATGCAGGTGACTCCGAGGGCGTACGAACGCCAGCGTATCGCACTGCAAGTGATGCTTCGCGAGGGCAAGAATCCGACGTCACTTCTCAACGCGTCTTTGTCATTTCCGAATAATGGAACAATTTTCTTCGCTGGCCGCAAACACCAAGACGGTGTGTTGATTATTCGTATTGGTGCCAGTGCAAAAGAAAAAGAACCTCAACAATAATCGTCCCACTCCTTTTACTGATCATTCCGGGAGGCACAGCTGAGGCACCGTTGTGTTGAGGTGCTTCAAACGTGTATTCACTGTTTGTTCATTGTGAACGTCGACACACCGAACAGTCGTCATTCTTCGTTAGTCGACGTGCAGAAAACGACAACTGCGGAAACGTATACTGACGAAGCTGAGGTGACCCCTGTTGGGATAACCCCAGAATGTACTTAATGCCTTCAGTTGCGAGTATCGTGCCGAGAAACGGACCAACCGGCCAGTCTACTGGAGGTGCTCGGTCCGGTGCTCTCGCTGGAAGTGGCTCACACGCCAAGCACGGCAGCCCATCTTCGTACCCACGATAGACAGCAAACCAAGCAGAAGCGTGCGCAACCTGCCCACAGATAAAAGGCCGCTGTGTTGTATAGCAGGCCGTGTGGAGTGATACATGCGGTTCGGCGATAACGAGGTCGTATTGCTGCACGAGCTGCGCGGCTTTGGCAACATCACACAATAGTTGAGGGGAGTGAGTAACAATCTCACAATCTGGATTGAGGCGCTGCAAAGCGACAAGAGCAGAATGCTGCTGCTCGGGGAGCAGTGCTGTCATCATCGGATGATCTTCATTCCCACAAATACCAATGTGACCAAGACCGGCTGCAGCAAGGTAGAGTAGCGCCTGTGCGTGCCACGAGCCATGCCCGCTGACTAAGACACGGGCACGTAAGAGGCGCTCTTGGCCTTTGCCTCCTACGTGAGGAAGAATGATTTGTCGGCTGTAGCGTTCGATTTGTAAATCAGAAAGCATGCAGGCAAGTTATTCGATGACGTTCTTCTCGATCGGTTCGACGGTGACCCCTTGCTCACGCAGCCAGGTAATTGCCTGGTCGATTTCACTTTGTCCACCCTCGAGTTCGATTGCCAGAAGTCCCATTTCATCAGAGACATTGGCACCACGGATGTTGGGGATAACCTCAAACTTCTTAATTAAGAGATAAATGAGCGGCTGCTTGATCAATGCAGGAGGGTACGTCAAATAAAACTTTTCTTTCATAAGCCCTCCTTCCTCAGCATCAGGGTTGCAGTTGCCGTTGTTTCTTCTCAAACTCTTTCCATCCTACCCAGAGATTCGTGCTGAGATACTTGTCACCAAAATCAGGAAAAATCGTTACCACGACACCTTCCTCAAGGCTACGTGCGACTTTCAATGCTGCCCAGGTTGCAGCGCCAGAAGATTGACCGACGAGCACTCCTTCTTCGCGCCCTAATCGATACACTGCGTCATATGCATCTTCAGTGGATACTGGGACTTTCCCGTCCAGCTCTCCCTCATGGTAGATGCCTGGCACAATCGAGCTTGCCATATGTTTGAGACCTTCGAGACCATGAAAGGCATCATCCGGCTCAATCGCGAGCACTTGGACGTTGGGGTTCTTCTCTTTCAGATAACGTCCAGTCCCCATGACGGTCCCACCGGTTCCGATCGCTGCAAGAAAGTGAGTAATCTTTCTTTGTGTTTGTGTCCAGATTTCTGGTCCAGTCGTCTCGTAATGAGCTAGTGGATTGGCCTCATTATTGTACTGATCCGGCTTAAAGTAGCGCTCTGGATTCTCATGGAGGATCTGGCGGCACAACCGAATTGCTCCGTCTGATCCTTCAAAGGGACTACTAAAAATCATTCGTGCCCCAAAAGCAGCAATAATCTTTTTTCGTTCAACACTGACGTTGGCTGGAATGACCAATTCAACCGGATAGCCAAGGACCGCACCAACGAAGGCAAGGGCAATGCCAGTGTTGCCAGAAGTAGAGTCAAGGATGGTTTTGCCTGGTGCTAAGAGCCCAGTGCGTAATCCTTCAGCCACCATCCTGAGCGCAGGTCGATCTTTGACCGATCCGCCAGGATTGAATCCTTCAAGCTTGGCAAAAACTCGGACGCGAGGAGAGAGGCCTGCCGTTACCTTCGTCAGTTCGAGAAGCGGAGTATTGCCGACCAGGTGCAACACTGATGGCACCCGTTGAGGCGTGGGCGGTGGGAGTCCTTCGCCCCATACCGGCACCAACGTCATGTCTCATCCTCCAGCAATTGCTGGAACGATCGAGATTTCGTCCCCAGCTTTGACTGTGGTTTCGAGGTTGTTGAGGAAACGAATATCGTCTCCGTTCACAAAGATGTTTACAAAACGGCGGACTTTACCGCCTTCGTCACAAATCCGCTCTTTGAGTCCTGGGTGGTTGCGCTCAAGGTCCTCAACTAATGCAGCCACCGTTGCTCCGGTTGCACTGACTTCCTCAGCACCACCAGTGAAGCGACGCAGCGGAGTGGGGATCCGCACATGCACGCTCATGCCTATACCTCCTGAAAAAAATCATCTGTACTCTGGCGATTTTCCGATGTTCTGGCAACACCCCTCGACAAAGCAGAGCAAAAGGCAAACTGCAAAAGTCAAAACTGGGCTCTATCGTGTTGGCTACTCTTAATTTTTAACTTTTGAACTTTGACTTTTGACGTTTTTCTAATGCAGCCCCTCTGCCGCGGCACGACTTGGAGCAGTTTGATTTAACGACTGATAGAGTTCATCGAAGTCTTGCAAGCGAGCGTTAATCTCGAAAGGCTGTTGTACATGACCGAGTACGGCTTCGATCGTTTTGTATCCGTTACCGGTAATGCAGATAACGATCGACTCATTTCTCGGAATACGACCTTGTTCAATCAACTTCTTGGCGACTGCGACAGTAGTCCCGCCTGCAGGCTCAGTAAAAATTCCCTCAGTTTGGGCGAGTAACTGAATCGCGGCAACGATCTCTTGGTCAGTGGCCGCTTCTCCCCAGCCGCCAGAATCACGTACCGCTTTCAGCACGTAGTAACCATCGGCTGGATTGCCAATCGCGATCGACTTGGCAATTGTGTTCGGCTTCACTGGAACGATCAGGTCTGAGCCTTTGTGTAAGGCATGAATGACCGGTGCACAGCCTGCTGCCTGGGCAGTGTAAATCTTCGGCGTATGGGGATCTTCAATCAGCCCCACTTTCTTCATTTCCTCGAATGCTTTGGCGACTTTGGGCAGAATAGTTCCGCCTGCGGTAGGAACGATCACATGTTGTGGAAGACGCCAGCCAAGTTGCTCAGCGATCTCAAAGCCGTAGGTTTTCGCACCTTCAGTATAATAGGGGCGGATGTTGATGTTCACGAACGCCCAGCCGTATTTATCGGCAATCTCACTGCACAGACGGTTTACATCATCGTAATTGCCACGGATGCCGACCGCGCGTGGACCGTAGATGGTAGAGCCAATAATCTTTCCCTGCTCTAAGTCTGAAGGAATGAAAATAAAACAACGCAACCCTGCCCGTGCCGCGTGAGCAGACACAGAATTCGCAAGATTACCGGTCGACGCACACGAGACGGTATCAAAACCAAATTCCATCGCTTTAGAAATTGCCACAGAGACAACTCGATCCTTGTACGAGAACGTCGGATGATTGACCGAGTCATCCTTAATGTACAGCTCCTTGACTCCGAGATAGGCGGCTAAGCGGTCGGCTTTGACCAACGGTGTGAACCCGCTATGTAAGCCGATCCGAGGTTCGCCATTGACCGGAAGGAGTTCTTGGTAACGCCACAAAGACTCTGGACGAGATTCAATCACCGCGCGTGAGATTTTTTTGCGAATGCTCGCGTAATCGTAGACGACCTCTAGCGGCCCGAAACATGTTTCACAAACATGGAGTGGCGCGACAGGGTATTCTTGTCCGCATTCACGACAGGTGAGGCCAGTAATGGTACTCATAGCAACTCCTTCTTACACACTCGCGCAGGCGAGTGTTTGCTCGTAGCTCACCGCGTCAAACGCAGTGATTGTTGGGCTCTCTCCACAGAGCGGACAGTGGCGGCTCCGACGCACCCGTACTTCCCGCCAGTGCAACGCCAAAGCATCATACGTCAGCAAACGGTCAGTTAGCAAATCGTCTTCGCCACTCAAGTACTTCAACGCTTCGGTAGCCTGAAGAGTGCCGATACTCCCTGCTAGGCTACCAATAATCCCACTCTCCTGACAGGTGGGGACATCATCAGTAGAAGGAATCTCAGGGAATAAACAGCGAAGACAAGTGGAACGTCCAGGCCACACGGTGAGCGTCTGTCCGTGGAACTGCACGATCCCAGCATAGGAAAAGGGCTTTCCTAGCAAGACTGCTCCATCATTGATGAGGAATTTGGTTGCAACGCCATCCGTCCCATCAATAATAAAGTCATAATCAAGGAAAATTGTTGGAAGATTCTCTACGGAAAGCCGTTGGTGGTATGTCACGACAGCGATAGCGGGGTTGATGCGGAGCAGTTTCTCGCGGGCTGAGTCAACCTTCGGGCGTCCGATATCGGGTGTGGCATGCAGGATTTGCCGTTGCAGATTAGAGAGATCGACGACATCAGGGTCGATTAACCCAATAGTGCCAACTCCAGCCTGGGCAAGTGTGAGGGCCGCTGGGCAACCAAGCCCACCAACACCAACGACAAGCACTTTCCCCTTGCGTACGTGTTGAGTCTTTTCTGTTTCTGCTGGAGCTTCCATAATGCGTTGTCAAATGGCGGAGAGCCCCTTTCCATTGGAAAGAGGCCCTTTAGAGCAAGAAAAGCTAACGGAAACCCCCTGGAGAGTCAACGTGTGTAACCCGGTAGTCGTGGTTCCATTTGAAGTGGGGTCGACCCCGTGTGACCGCCTACGAAAAGGGCACCCACGTGGGGGCTCCTACGAGACGCATCCGCGCATCGAACGCAACCACTCCCAAACCGGTCAGTTGCCTTGATTCACGTTTCTGTTATAGCGAGATGCGCTTATGAGAAGGTTGCTATATCTCATCCATTCCTGTCTAGCGTTGAACCGCCATCAGAGGTCTCGCTTCTCCGCCCTGTTTGTCCTGGGGATCCTGACGTGTGTCATCAGAGAGGCCCCGCTTTTTGCCAATACCGAAGCGTCCACTCTGAGAGTTGCGGGACTTACCGATACTGTCGAGATCTTTGTTGATCAGTGGGGCATGCCGCATATTTACGCCAAGAACCAGCATGATCTCTTTTTTGCTCAGGGGTATAATGCGGCCCGTGACCGACTCTTTCAACTAGAAATCTGGCGACGACGGGTGACTGGTACGATGGCCGAGATCCAAGGCCCGAAAGCGCTCGACCGTGACATCGGCGCACGCCTGTTGCGGTTTCGGGGGGATCTGACCAAAGAGATGACTCATTACCATCCCGAAGGACCAGCAATCATTCGCGCGTTTGTCGAGGGCATCAATGCCTACATCAAAGATACAGAGCAACGCTCAGAATTGTTGCCTATCGAATTTCGCTTGCTCGAAATCAAGCCACAACCATGGACCCCTGACATTGTGATCTCCCGTATCGGTGGCTTATTCATGAATATCGAAGATGAAGTGCGTATGGCACAACGAGTGAGGTCGGCGGGAGTGGAAAAAACGCTAGCATTGGTCGACTTTGCTCCAACCAACCCTGACCTTACCGTCGCATTAGGGATAGACCTCACGACCTTCCCGAACACAGTCCTCAAATTCTACACCGCAGCCCGAGCGGCGGTACAATTCAGCCCTGAAGATGTCATTGCCGAGGCGCGCCCGGAGAATGCAACGATTGCGCAGCTCGATGCATCGAGTTTCCAACCCCAACAGTCAGCAGAGGGTAGTAACAACTGGGTTATCAGCGGTACCCGCACCCTTACCCGCCACCCGATGATGGCCAATGATCCACATCGTGCGATTACTGCACCGTCGCTTCGTTACTGGGTACATCTCGTTGCACCAGGATGGAATGTGATCGGCGGTGGAGAACCTCACTTACCTGGTGTGTCGATTGGTCACAACCAATACGGCGCCTGGGGTCTGACTATCTTTCCAACTGATAGTGAGGATCTTTACGTTTACAATACCAATCCTGACCAGCCCGACCAGTATCGCTACAAGAATGCCTGGGAAGGGATGAAGGTGTATCAGGAATCGATTCGCGTGAAAGGACAGGATCCGGTAACCGTAGAGTTAAAGTATACACGCCACGGTCCAGTACTGATGGAAGATTCGACTGCTCACAAAGCATATGCTTTACGCGCGACATGGCTTGACGTGGGAGCTGCCCCCTATCTCGCCAGCTTGCGTATGGATCAGGCAAAAAATTGGGAAGAGTTCCGTGCCGCCTGTGCGTACTCTAATGCACCATCTGAGAACATGGTCTGGGCTGATGTAAAAGGCAATATCGGCTGGCAGTCTACAGGCACTGTTCCTCGTCGGCCCAACTGGAATGGTATCCTTCCGGTTCCGGGTGATGGGCGGTTTGAGTGGGCGGGAACACTTGCCAGCAAAGAGTTCCCTTTTGTGTTCAATCCGAGTGAAGGATTTTGGGCCACTGCCAATGCTGAGAATCTTCCTCCCGGATATCCACACATTGTGAGTTTTTTATGGGAGCCGCCCTATCGACTTGCACGCATTCGCGAACTGTTGAACGCTCGCATGGGTACCACTCCGGTTGATATGATGCGTTGGCAACAAGATGAATTGTCGATCCCTGCGCGTACACTGGTCCCGCTGTTACACGAACTCCGCTCTGAGAACGCGGTGGTTCAGACGGCGTTGGAAAAGCTCCGGTCCTGGGATTACGTGCTGGCGAAGGATTCCATTGCCGCTGGAATTTATGCAGCGTGGCAACAACGCTTATGGGAGAATTATCGCGATCGATATGTTCCAGCGTCGGTCCGTCAATATTTTACCAAGATAGCACCGCAGCGGCTCATCAATAGCCTGACAACGCCGGATACGTTTTATGGTCCGCAGCCAGTTACTGGGAGAGACGAATTTCTTCTTCAGAGCCTTGAACAGGCGGTACAAAGCCTCATCGAGCAGTTCGGCCCTGATATGAGTAAATGGAACTATGGGAAGGCTGGATACCACCATATCACTATCCGTCACATGCTGGGCGATGCGGTCAACGCCCAACAGCGTGCCCAACTGAATGTCGGCCCTCTCCCGCGTGGTGGCGACGGATTTACAGTGAACAACACCGACAATAATGCCGAGCAAAAATCCGGAGCTTCGTTTCGTATCATTGCTGACGTCGCTGACTGGGATCGTTCGCTCGGCACCAACACCCCTGGACAAGCAGGCAATCCTGCTGACCCACATTATCGCGACTTAGCAAACTTGTGGGCAGCGGGGAAATACTTTCCGGTGTTCTATTCGCGTGAGAAGGTCCTTACCGTCGCCGAAAAGAAAATCGTCTTACAACCATAGGAGGCGCTATGGCTGCATCTCATCTCGTGCATGATCCCGAAGAGTACCGTATCCCACTGCAG encodes:
- a CDS encoding penicillin acylase family protein: MRRLLYLIHSCLALNRHQRSRFSALFVLGILTCVIREAPLFANTEASTLRVAGLTDTVEIFVDQWGMPHIYAKNQHDLFFAQGYNAARDRLFQLEIWRRRVTGTMAEIQGPKALDRDIGARLLRFRGDLTKEMTHYHPEGPAIIRAFVEGINAYIKDTEQRSELLPIEFRLLEIKPQPWTPDIVISRIGGLFMNIEDEVRMAQRVRSAGVEKTLALVDFAPTNPDLTVALGIDLTTFPNTVLKFYTAARAAVQFSPEDVIAEARPENATIAQLDASSFQPQQSAEGSNNWVISGTRTLTRHPMMANDPHRAITAPSLRYWVHLVAPGWNVIGGGEPHLPGVSIGHNQYGAWGLTIFPTDSEDLYVYNTNPDQPDQYRYKNAWEGMKVYQESIRVKGQDPVTVELKYTRHGPVLMEDSTAHKAYALRATWLDVGAAPYLASLRMDQAKNWEEFRAACAYSNAPSENMVWADVKGNIGWQSTGTVPRRPNWNGILPVPGDGRFEWAGTLASKEFPFVFNPSEGFWATANAENLPPGYPHIVSFLWEPPYRLARIRELLNARMGTTPVDMMRWQQDELSIPARTLVPLLHELRSENAVVQTALEKLRSWDYVLAKDSIAAGIYAAWQQRLWENYRDRYVPASVRQYFTKIAPQRLINSLTTPDTFYGPQPVTGRDEFLLQSLEQAVQSLIEQFGPDMSKWNYGKAGYHHITIRHMLGDAVNAQQRAQLNVGPLPRGGDGFTVNNTDNNAEQKSGASFRIIADVADWDRSLGTNTPGQAGNPADPHYRDLANLWAAGKYFPVFYSREKVLTVAEKKIVLQP